The Chloroflexota bacterium genome includes a region encoding these proteins:
- a CDS encoding ERG2 family protein — protein MAYIFDPKDLHEICTKNLSLPLEEKFEAIMEALDRQFPGRIRKKRRWIFNVAGGSMGMLTILYGSISEYLILFGTPIGTEGYSGRYWAHVYDIMLDGEMLTYTQGQFTPAIYKPGDMAYLRRGTDKGYRVKDHAWMLEYSRGFIPQMLPFGVLGSMMSTLDFKSMRHQFWDFGGICLRELLRGKI, from the coding sequence ATGGCATATATTTTTGATCCCAAAGACCTGCATGAGATATGTACAAAGAATCTCAGTCTGCCACTGGAAGAGAAATTTGAAGCGATAATGGAAGCACTGGACAGGCAATTCCCAGGTCGCATACGCAAAAAGAGAAGATGGATCTTCAACGTCGCGGGCGGTTCTATGGGAATGCTGACCATACTCTACGGTTCGATCTCAGAATACCTCATTCTCTTTGGTACACCCATCGGCACTGAAGGATATTCCGGGCGATACTGGGCTCATGTCTATGACATCATGCTGGATGGGGAAATGCTGACGTACACCCAGGGCCAGTTTACCCCTGCAATCTATAAGCCCGGTGATATGGCCTATCTCAGAAGGGGCACAGACAAAGGCTATCGAGTGAAAGATCATGCCTGGATGCTCGAATATTCCCGGGGATTCATTCCCCAGATGCTCCCATTCGGCGTGCTTGGCAGCATGATGAGCACTCTGGACTTCAAAAGCATGCGGCACCAGTTCTGGGACTTCGGTGGAATCTGCCTAAGAGAGCTTCTCAGGGGGAAAATATAG